A window of Castanea sativa cultivar Marrone di Chiusa Pesio chromosome 1, ASM4071231v1 contains these coding sequences:
- the LOC142628757 gene encoding protein indeterminate-domain 7-like: MMNNMLMAENMSNLTTSASGEISASSSTRNETTGTLYSQQSSASTNLAAPPKKKRNLPGNPDPEAEVIALSPKSLMATNRFLCEICNKGFQRDQNLQLHRRGHNLPWKLKQRTSKEVRKKVYICPEATCVHHDPSRALGDLTGIKKHFCRKHGEKKWKCEKCSKRYAVQSDWKAHSKICGTKEYRCDCGTLFSRRDSFITHRAFCDALAQESARAITATTTNPLLSSQTPLHSHGIQAALQLKREQEVLNLPSEIPPWLTCPTPSAAGPAGPPSLNLSSSHLFSTNLDQPLVLHHENPTSNPKPNSTTLPPFHPTAASPHMSATALLQKAAQMGATMSHPSPSQSMLRPGHHHQPHMSDTHSGFSPTSITSSKAVSGLGLSPREEIGSGFAHSLASFENKAAANTVPTGFMQQQSPSLLHDMMSSSLPSSSGFEGSSFQEAFNGTGNNNHRGGNEGMTRDFLGLRAFSHKDFINMAAGFEQMNGNSSSRSYGQHNRNQAPWQG; encoded by the exons aTGATGAATAATATGCTGATGGCTGAGAATATGTCCAATTTGACTACTTCTGCATCTGGTGAAATAAGTGCTTCTTCAAGTACAAGAAATGAAACTACTGGCACCCTGTACTCTCAACAGTCCTCTGCTTCAACAAATCTAGCAGCACcaccaaagaagaagagaaatctTCCAGGAAATCCAG ACCCAGAAGCAGAAGTGATAGCTTTGTCTCCCAAAAGTCTTATGGCAACAAACAGATTCTTATGTGAGATTTGTAACAAAGGGTTTCAAAGAGATCAAAACCTTCAGCTTCACAGAAGAGGGCATAATTTACCATGGAAATTAAAGCAAAGGACAAGCAAAGAGGTGAGAAAGAAGGTGTATATATGCCCAGAAGCAACATGTGTGCATCATGACCCTTCAAGGGCTCTTGGGGACCTCACAGGGATCAAGAAGCACTTTTGCAGGAAGCACGGTGAAAAGAAGTGGAAGTGTGAAAAGTGCTCAAAGCGTTATGCAGTTCAATCAGATTGGAAAGCTCACTCCAAGATTTGTGGCACTAAAGAGTATAGATGTGATTGCGGAACTCTTTTCTCTAG GAGGGACAGTTTCATCACTCACAGAGCTTTCTGTGATGCATTAGCACAGGAGAGTGCCAGAGCAAtcacagcaacaacaacaaacccacttCTGTCGTCACAAACCCCACTCCATAGCCATGGCATTCAAGCAGCACTTCAACTCAAAAGAGAACAAGAAGTACTAAATCTTCCATCAGAAATTCCACCTTGGTTAACTTGTCCTACACCATCAGCAGCTGGACCAGCAGGCCCCCCATCTTTGAATCTTTCATCCTCACATTTATTCTCAACAAATTTAGACCAACCTCTAGTACTTCACCATGAAAATCCTACCTCAAACCCGAAACCTAATTCAACTACACTTCCTCCATTTCACCCCACAGCAGCTTCCCCACACATGTCTGCAACTGCATTATTGCAAAAAGCAGCTCAAATGGGTGCAACAATGAGCCACCCATCACCATCACAGTCCATGCTTAGACCTGGTCACCACCACCAGCCTCACATGTCTGACACTCATAGTGGTTTCAGTCCCACATCGATAACCTCATCTAAAGCAGTTTCTGGTTTAGGTCTGTCTCCACGTGAAGAAATAGGAAGTGGGTTTGCTCATAGCTTGGCTTCTTTTGAGAATAAAGCTGCTGCAAATACTGTCCCCACTGGATTCATGCAGCAGCAATCTCCCTCTCTTCTTCATGACATGATGAGTTCTTCTTTGCCTTCTTCAAGTGGGTTTGAAGGTTCTTCCTTTCAAGAGGCTTTCAATGGGACTGGCAACAATAATCATAGAGGTGGCAATGAGGGAATGACAAGAGACTTTTTGGGTCTTAGAGCTTTCTCTCATAAAGATTTTATCAACATGGCTGCTGGGTTTGAACAAATGAATGGTAATTCTTCTTCAAGATCATATGGTCAGCACAATCGGAACCAAGCACCTTGGCAAGGTTAG